The proteins below come from a single Perca flavescens isolate YP-PL-M2 chromosome 8, PFLA_1.0, whole genome shotgun sequence genomic window:
- the cln6b gene encoding ceroid-lipofuscinosis neuronal protein 6 homolog produces MDLQADREERKKQCFPKRPGPRESRDLTRAARSLEVEAVLSKPRFHLDLWLRFTVQNWLLDVGRPVVMLVLPADWFPLNRPGAAEYLHILYNICTPLIQLKMLERSPRTFPRLAVQLGVIAVVMGTSLHLVADSITRRLMLIGYQPHLSLRENPVMKDLKPSALIDAFELLFYFDDTLGHLMWYVPLFLVLFLFFSGSFSYRRQEEKMPVAAWMLLVPNATYYWYLITEGQTFILFIFTFFAMIATVMHQRRRGMVPDGNGLFMLYSFSAALFLVAVWVACLWSDGVLRKKHPGLIYVPQPRAVFTLHLRQDTHT; encoded by the exons ATGGATCTACAGGCCgacagagaagaaagaaaaaaacagtgctTCCCGAAGCGTCCTGGACCCAGAGAGAGTCGTGACCTGAC CCGGGCGGCCCGTTCTCTGGAGGTGGAGGCGGTTCTGTCCAAGCCTCGGTTCCACCTGGACCTCTGGCTCCGCTTCACCGTCCAAAACTGGCTCCTGGATGTCGGCCGGCCTGTTGTCATG CTGGTCCTCCCAGCCGACTGGTTTCCCCTGAACCGTCCCGGTGCTGCCGAATACCTCCACATCCTGTACAACATCTGCACACCGCTCATCCAGCTCAAA ATGCTTGAGCGCAGCCCCAGGACGTTTCCCCGGCTCGCCGTCCAACTCGGCGTCATTGCCGTTGTCATGGGGACCAGCCTCCACCTGGTCGCCGACTCCATCACCCGACGGCTGATGCTGATTGGCTACCAGCCGCACCTGTCGCTCAGAGAGAATCCAGTCATGAAGGACCTGAAACCGTCCGCCCTG atCGATGCCTTTGAGCTTCTGTTTTACTTTGACGACACTCTTGGTCATCTGATGTG GTATGTTCCCCTTTTCCtcgtcctcttcctcttcttcagcGGAAGTTTCAGCTACCggagacaggaagagaagaTGCCAGTGGCCGCGTGGATGCTGCTTGTTCCCAACGCCACATACTACTG GTACCTGATCACAGAGGGACAGACCTTCATCCTCTTCATCTTCACCTTCTTCGCCATGATCGCCACGGTGATGCACCAGAGGAGGCGGGGCATGGTTCCCGACGGCAACGGCCTCTTCATGCTCTACAG TTTCTCTGCAGCTCTGTTCCTGGTGGCGGTGTGGGTGGCGTGTCTGTGGAGCGACGGCGTCCTAAGGAAGAAACACCCCGGGCTGATCTACGTACCGCAGCCTCGCGCCGTCTTCACACTCCACCTCCGCCAGGACACGCACACGTAA